The Coffea arabica cultivar ET-39 chromosome 8e, Coffea Arabica ET-39 HiFi, whole genome shotgun sequence genome window below encodes:
- the LOC113704027 gene encoding uncharacterized protein isoform X2, which produces MSSDTAKENASVVDSSVTEWKNDRNLDGPESHSYRSNEDGCQIGADEQVHSYEQRQNCSETKKGKPCNTRYFIIKSLNHQNIELSIEKGIWATQVMNEPILEEAFRNSGKVILIFSVNMSGFFQGYAQMMSSIGWRRDNVWSQGTGGNNPWGRTFKVKWLQLHDLPFQKTLHLKNPLNQYKPVKISRDCQELPQDIGEALCELLDGKDDVDVSLKRVEFSKVDLPLRRPCVEPSGSLRFEDFVPSVHMAPTLYPSLVYHHQAEASRFDQGYQRPSAGSHGNVRSDSDTSAQFIGWGKSTERSPLASSLTEDDLLEMTYEEYLEAHSRHNKKLYQSGAVPASNIQKSSVKAARFDDVKLGSSSKKRPRHRSPRR; this is translated from the exons ATGTCATCTGATACTGCCAAAGAAAACGCATCTGTAGTTGATTCATCAGTGACTGAATGGAAAAATGACAGGAATCTGGATGGTCCAG AGAGCCATAGCTATAGATCCAATGAGGATGGCTGTCAAATTGGAGCAGACGAGCAAGTTCACTCTTATGAACAGCGTCAAAATTGTAGTGaaactaaaaagggtaaaccatGCAATACAAGATACTTCATTATCAAGAGTTTGAACCACCAAAATATTGAGTTGTCAATTGAGAAGGGAATTTGGGCTACTCAAGTCATGAATGAGCCTATTCTTGAAGAAGCCTTTCGT AACTCTGGAAAAGTAATTTTAATTTTCAGTGTCAACATGAGTGGGTTCTTCCAAGGGTATGCCCAAATGATGTCTTCCATTGGTTGGAGACGAGACAATGTTTGGAGCCAAGGAACTGGTGGAAATAATCCTTGGGGTCGCACTTTTAAAGTCAAATGGCTGCAGTTACATGATTTGCCTTTTCAAAAGACTCTGCATCTAAAAAATCCATTGAATCAATATAAGCCTGTTAAAATTAGTAGAGATTGCCAG GAGTTACCTCAGGATATTGGTGAAGCCCTTTGTGAGCTTCTTGACGGGAAGGATGATGTGGATGTCAGTTTGAAAAG GGTTGAATTCTCCAAGGTTGATCTTCCTTTGAGGAGGCCTTGTGTGGAGCCTTCTGGTTCATTAAGATTTGAAGACTTTGTGCCTTCAGTGCATATGGCACCCACACTTTATCCCTCATTAGTCTACCACCATCAAGCTGAAGCTAGTAGATTTGACCAAGGATATCAGAGACCAAGTG CTGGAAGCCATGGGAATGTACGCTCTGACAGTGATACATCTGCTCAGTTTATTGGTTGGGGAAAGTCAACTGAAAGGAGCCCCCTTGCTAGTAGTTTGACTGAAGATGATCTCCTGGAAATG ACATATGAAGAGTACCTTGAAGCTCATAGCAGACACaacaagaaactataccagtCG GGTGCTGTGCCAGCCTCCAACATTCAAAAATCATCAGTTAAAGCTGCACGTTTTGATGATGT GAAGTTGGGCAGCAGTTCAAAGAAGAGGCCTCGTCACAGATCCCCAAGACGATAA
- the LOC113704027 gene encoding uncharacterized protein isoform X3 codes for MSSDTAKENASVVDSSVTEWKNDRNLDGPVLSESHSYRSNEDGCQIGADEQVHSYEQRQNCSETKKGKPCNTRYFIIKSLNHQNIELSIEKGIWATQVMNEPILEEAFRNSGKVILIFSVNMSGFFQGYAQMMSSIGWRRDNVWSQGTGGNNPWGRTFKVKWLQLHDLPFQKTLHLKNPLNQYKPVKISRDCQELPQDIGEALCELLDGKDDVDVSLKRVEFSKVDLPLRRPCVEPSGSLRFEDFVPSVHMAPTLYPSLVYHHQAEASRFDQGYQRPSAGSHGNVRSDSDTSAQFIGWGKSTERSPLASSLTEDDLLEMTYEEYLEAHSRHNKKLYQSDIGDLFPQKTLSPVKIYDTRCCASLQHSKIIS; via the exons ATGTCATCTGATACTGCCAAAGAAAACGCATCTGTAGTTGATTCATCAGTGACTGAATGGAAAAATGACAGGAATCTGGATGGTCCAG TTTTGTCAGAGAGCCATAGCTATAGATCCAATGAGGATGGCTGTCAAATTGGAGCAGACGAGCAAGTTCACTCTTATGAACAGCGTCAAAATTGTAGTGaaactaaaaagggtaaaccatGCAATACAAGATACTTCATTATCAAGAGTTTGAACCACCAAAATATTGAGTTGTCAATTGAGAAGGGAATTTGGGCTACTCAAGTCATGAATGAGCCTATTCTTGAAGAAGCCTTTCGT AACTCTGGAAAAGTAATTTTAATTTTCAGTGTCAACATGAGTGGGTTCTTCCAAGGGTATGCCCAAATGATGTCTTCCATTGGTTGGAGACGAGACAATGTTTGGAGCCAAGGAACTGGTGGAAATAATCCTTGGGGTCGCACTTTTAAAGTCAAATGGCTGCAGTTACATGATTTGCCTTTTCAAAAGACTCTGCATCTAAAAAATCCATTGAATCAATATAAGCCTGTTAAAATTAGTAGAGATTGCCAG GAGTTACCTCAGGATATTGGTGAAGCCCTTTGTGAGCTTCTTGACGGGAAGGATGATGTGGATGTCAGTTTGAAAAG GGTTGAATTCTCCAAGGTTGATCTTCCTTTGAGGAGGCCTTGTGTGGAGCCTTCTGGTTCATTAAGATTTGAAGACTTTGTGCCTTCAGTGCATATGGCACCCACACTTTATCCCTCATTAGTCTACCACCATCAAGCTGAAGCTAGTAGATTTGACCAAGGATATCAGAGACCAAGTG CTGGAAGCCATGGGAATGTACGCTCTGACAGTGATACATCTGCTCAGTTTATTGGTTGGGGAAAGTCAACTGAAAGGAGCCCCCTTGCTAGTAGTTTGACTGAAGATGATCTCCTGGAAATG ACATATGAAGAGTACCTTGAAGCTCATAGCAGACACaacaagaaactataccagtCG GATATCGGAGATTTGTTTCCTCAAAAGACTCTTTCGCCAGTGAAGATATATGATACAA GGTGCTGTGCCAGCCTCCAACATTCAAAAATCATCAGTTAA
- the LOC113704027 gene encoding uncharacterized protein isoform X1 produces the protein MSSDTAKENASVVDSSVTEWKNDRNLDGPVLSESHSYRSNEDGCQIGADEQVHSYEQRQNCSETKKGKPCNTRYFIIKSLNHQNIELSIEKGIWATQVMNEPILEEAFRNSGKVILIFSVNMSGFFQGYAQMMSSIGWRRDNVWSQGTGGNNPWGRTFKVKWLQLHDLPFQKTLHLKNPLNQYKPVKISRDCQELPQDIGEALCELLDGKDDVDVSLKRVEFSKVDLPLRRPCVEPSGSLRFEDFVPSVHMAPTLYPSLVYHHQAEASRFDQGYQRPSAGSHGNVRSDSDTSAQFIGWGKSTERSPLASSLTEDDLLEMTYEEYLEAHSRHNKKLYQSGAVPASNIQKSSVKAARFDDVKLGSSSKKRPRHRSPRR, from the exons ATGTCATCTGATACTGCCAAAGAAAACGCATCTGTAGTTGATTCATCAGTGACTGAATGGAAAAATGACAGGAATCTGGATGGTCCAG TTTTGTCAGAGAGCCATAGCTATAGATCCAATGAGGATGGCTGTCAAATTGGAGCAGACGAGCAAGTTCACTCTTATGAACAGCGTCAAAATTGTAGTGaaactaaaaagggtaaaccatGCAATACAAGATACTTCATTATCAAGAGTTTGAACCACCAAAATATTGAGTTGTCAATTGAGAAGGGAATTTGGGCTACTCAAGTCATGAATGAGCCTATTCTTGAAGAAGCCTTTCGT AACTCTGGAAAAGTAATTTTAATTTTCAGTGTCAACATGAGTGGGTTCTTCCAAGGGTATGCCCAAATGATGTCTTCCATTGGTTGGAGACGAGACAATGTTTGGAGCCAAGGAACTGGTGGAAATAATCCTTGGGGTCGCACTTTTAAAGTCAAATGGCTGCAGTTACATGATTTGCCTTTTCAAAAGACTCTGCATCTAAAAAATCCATTGAATCAATATAAGCCTGTTAAAATTAGTAGAGATTGCCAG GAGTTACCTCAGGATATTGGTGAAGCCCTTTGTGAGCTTCTTGACGGGAAGGATGATGTGGATGTCAGTTTGAAAAG GGTTGAATTCTCCAAGGTTGATCTTCCTTTGAGGAGGCCTTGTGTGGAGCCTTCTGGTTCATTAAGATTTGAAGACTTTGTGCCTTCAGTGCATATGGCACCCACACTTTATCCCTCATTAGTCTACCACCATCAAGCTGAAGCTAGTAGATTTGACCAAGGATATCAGAGACCAAGTG CTGGAAGCCATGGGAATGTACGCTCTGACAGTGATACATCTGCTCAGTTTATTGGTTGGGGAAAGTCAACTGAAAGGAGCCCCCTTGCTAGTAGTTTGACTGAAGATGATCTCCTGGAAATG ACATATGAAGAGTACCTTGAAGCTCATAGCAGACACaacaagaaactataccagtCG GGTGCTGTGCCAGCCTCCAACATTCAAAAATCATCAGTTAAAGCTGCACGTTTTGATGATGT GAAGTTGGGCAGCAGTTCAAAGAAGAGGCCTCGTCACAGATCCCCAAGACGATAA
- the LOC113704027 gene encoding uncharacterized protein isoform X5, which translates to MSSDTAKENASVVDSSVTEWKNDRNLDGPVLSESHSYRSNEDGCQIGADEQVHSYEQRQNCSETKKGKPCNTRYFIIKSLNHQNIELSIEKGIWATQVMNEPILEEAFRNSGKVILIFSVNMSGFFQGYAQMMSSIGWRRDNVWSQGTGGNNPWGRTFKVKWLQLHDLPFQKTLHLKNPLNQYKPVKISRDCQELPQDIGEALCELLDGKDDVDVSLKRVEFSKVDLPLRRPCVEPSGSLRFEDFVPSVHMAPTLYPSLVYHHQAEASRFDQGYQRPSAGSHGNVRSDSDTSAQFIGWGKSTERSPLASSLTEDDLLEMGAVPASNIQKSSVKAARFDDVKLGSSSKKRPRHRSPRR; encoded by the exons ATGTCATCTGATACTGCCAAAGAAAACGCATCTGTAGTTGATTCATCAGTGACTGAATGGAAAAATGACAGGAATCTGGATGGTCCAG TTTTGTCAGAGAGCCATAGCTATAGATCCAATGAGGATGGCTGTCAAATTGGAGCAGACGAGCAAGTTCACTCTTATGAACAGCGTCAAAATTGTAGTGaaactaaaaagggtaaaccatGCAATACAAGATACTTCATTATCAAGAGTTTGAACCACCAAAATATTGAGTTGTCAATTGAGAAGGGAATTTGGGCTACTCAAGTCATGAATGAGCCTATTCTTGAAGAAGCCTTTCGT AACTCTGGAAAAGTAATTTTAATTTTCAGTGTCAACATGAGTGGGTTCTTCCAAGGGTATGCCCAAATGATGTCTTCCATTGGTTGGAGACGAGACAATGTTTGGAGCCAAGGAACTGGTGGAAATAATCCTTGGGGTCGCACTTTTAAAGTCAAATGGCTGCAGTTACATGATTTGCCTTTTCAAAAGACTCTGCATCTAAAAAATCCATTGAATCAATATAAGCCTGTTAAAATTAGTAGAGATTGCCAG GAGTTACCTCAGGATATTGGTGAAGCCCTTTGTGAGCTTCTTGACGGGAAGGATGATGTGGATGTCAGTTTGAAAAG GGTTGAATTCTCCAAGGTTGATCTTCCTTTGAGGAGGCCTTGTGTGGAGCCTTCTGGTTCATTAAGATTTGAAGACTTTGTGCCTTCAGTGCATATGGCACCCACACTTTATCCCTCATTAGTCTACCACCATCAAGCTGAAGCTAGTAGATTTGACCAAGGATATCAGAGACCAAGTG CTGGAAGCCATGGGAATGTACGCTCTGACAGTGATACATCTGCTCAGTTTATTGGTTGGGGAAAGTCAACTGAAAGGAGCCCCCTTGCTAGTAGTTTGACTGAAGATGATCTCCTGGAAATG GGTGCTGTGCCAGCCTCCAACATTCAAAAATCATCAGTTAAAGCTGCACGTTTTGATGATGT GAAGTTGGGCAGCAGTTCAAAGAAGAGGCCTCGTCACAGATCCCCAAGACGATAA
- the LOC113704027 gene encoding uncharacterized protein isoform X4: MSSDTAKENASVVDSSVTEWKNDRNLDGPESHSYRSNEDGCQIGADEQVHSYEQRQNCSETKKGKPCNTRYFIIKSLNHQNIELSIEKGIWATQVMNEPILEEAFRNSGKVILIFSVNMSGFFQGYAQMMSSIGWRRDNVWSQGTGGNNPWGRTFKVKWLQLHDLPFQKTLHLKNPLNQYKPVKISRDCQELPQDIGEALCELLDGKDDVDVSLKRVEFSKVDLPLRRPCVEPSGSLRFEDFVPSVHMAPTLYPSLVYHHQAEASRFDQGYQRPSAGSHGNVRSDSDTSAQFIGWGKSTERSPLASSLTEDDLLEMTYEEYLEAHSRHNKKLYQSDIGDLFPQKTLSPVKIYDTRCCASLQHSKIIS; the protein is encoded by the exons ATGTCATCTGATACTGCCAAAGAAAACGCATCTGTAGTTGATTCATCAGTGACTGAATGGAAAAATGACAGGAATCTGGATGGTCCAG AGAGCCATAGCTATAGATCCAATGAGGATGGCTGTCAAATTGGAGCAGACGAGCAAGTTCACTCTTATGAACAGCGTCAAAATTGTAGTGaaactaaaaagggtaaaccatGCAATACAAGATACTTCATTATCAAGAGTTTGAACCACCAAAATATTGAGTTGTCAATTGAGAAGGGAATTTGGGCTACTCAAGTCATGAATGAGCCTATTCTTGAAGAAGCCTTTCGT AACTCTGGAAAAGTAATTTTAATTTTCAGTGTCAACATGAGTGGGTTCTTCCAAGGGTATGCCCAAATGATGTCTTCCATTGGTTGGAGACGAGACAATGTTTGGAGCCAAGGAACTGGTGGAAATAATCCTTGGGGTCGCACTTTTAAAGTCAAATGGCTGCAGTTACATGATTTGCCTTTTCAAAAGACTCTGCATCTAAAAAATCCATTGAATCAATATAAGCCTGTTAAAATTAGTAGAGATTGCCAG GAGTTACCTCAGGATATTGGTGAAGCCCTTTGTGAGCTTCTTGACGGGAAGGATGATGTGGATGTCAGTTTGAAAAG GGTTGAATTCTCCAAGGTTGATCTTCCTTTGAGGAGGCCTTGTGTGGAGCCTTCTGGTTCATTAAGATTTGAAGACTTTGTGCCTTCAGTGCATATGGCACCCACACTTTATCCCTCATTAGTCTACCACCATCAAGCTGAAGCTAGTAGATTTGACCAAGGATATCAGAGACCAAGTG CTGGAAGCCATGGGAATGTACGCTCTGACAGTGATACATCTGCTCAGTTTATTGGTTGGGGAAAGTCAACTGAAAGGAGCCCCCTTGCTAGTAGTTTGACTGAAGATGATCTCCTGGAAATG ACATATGAAGAGTACCTTGAAGCTCATAGCAGACACaacaagaaactataccagtCG GATATCGGAGATTTGTTTCCTCAAAAGACTCTTTCGCCAGTGAAGATATATGATACAA GGTGCTGTGCCAGCCTCCAACATTCAAAAATCATCAGTTAA